The window CTTAAATGAAGATAAACTTTCATCGACATGAACATTTGCAAACTCAAACACGACAGGCTCAATCTCATTGCCCGCCAGGACTTCCTGTCTTGCTTTTTCACTAACAAGTTTTATTGATGTGCGAGCCTTGCCACTTTCCACAACAATCGTTCCCGACATGCTCTTTTCATCGCCTTGGTCGTTCTTAACAGTGACTTTGTATTCATAATCACCAGACATTACATCGCTATTTACAGAGCCGACAATCATGATTTTATGTTTTTTTTCATCAATATTCTTTACAAGTCCAGACGGGAGTCCACTTACGCTATAACTTGTTATTCCCTCGTAATCGAAAACGATAGGTGTAATAGACTTACCCGCAGTGACTTCCTGATTCACGTCACCGCTACTTTTATTCCATTTTAAAGACAACGTTTCTTCTTTTTCCAGCACAATGAACTCGAACTCTGTCATGGCGAACTTGCCATCAGCGTCTTTGACGACGATAAATGCAGTGTACTTACCAGCGGGAATATCATCTCTCATCTCTCCCGCAATTTCACAAGCGGGCCCCTTAGTCCACCTTTTCGACAAGCCAAAATTTTCCAAAAAGTTCGTCGATGAATATTCTGGTACAGCATCTTCGCCAAGGCCAGTATTTTCATATAGAATTTTAACCGGCTTAATTTCATCGCCAGCATACACGGTCTGGGAAAGTTCCCCTGACAGAACCTGTTGCGTGATTTTTTCCGAAGCCTCATACGTTTCAGCGGCATTTGCTACCGCAAAGAACAAGGCAAAAGCCAACGCCATGATTTTTTTCATATAGCCCTCCATTTTTCGCCCCTAAAAAGGGCCAAGGTCACCTACTAAATTGCAAATATAAAAAAATGAAAGAGCCGCCTTCCCTGCGGCTCCAATGTAATGCACGCCAATCTGGTAGCTGTAGCGCTGCGCATTGATATTTTAACGAACATCAAGATAAAAAGTCCTTTGGAGTTATGCAATGCCTGCAACAAAGACTTCGCAAAGGTTTTATTTGCACTTTACATGGATTTTACTTTAGGTTTATTTTTTATAGATTATATAGCAACTATTTATGAATCGAGTGGAAACATGATTGCAATTTTGTGTATTATAAATTTTCTTTGGGGACTGGCATTCTTCCCGATATTCAACATCCTAAAAAAATGGGTTGAAAGCACAAAATCTCTACCGTTTGGGGCTATAATCAATTTTTTAAGTGATCTGCTAATGAGGTTGATAATGGTTTGCGGATTATGGTTCCCATTATTGCTAATAATCTTTTTTAAGGATCTCGACCACGGAAACAATGCCTTATGGAGTGCGCTGGCCTTTTTTGGAGGGCTAGTGGCTTATGCATTCCTAAAACGTAACGCCATCAAGTCGTACGTCCGGGAAGTCCACCAAAAATCAAACCCGTACGACACTCCTAGCGAGCTCGCCATAGAAATTATCGAGAAAGACTGGCGCTGCAGAAAATGCGGAACGCCCCACAAATATCCTTACGAAAGGAATTCGCCGATGTACGGGAGCCCGTTATTTATCTGCCCCAAATGCGGAATGGAACAACTTGCTTACGGGCGTTTGGAACCCGCATTGAATCGAAGTTTTGGTAATTGGAACATCGGGCGTATTTCCATAAAAGTAAATGTTGTTACGTTTGTTATTTCGGTGGCCTTACTGATACTGATTTTGAATATACCATATTCATCTCGCGAATTTTTCGGCATTCTGCTTTTCTTTACCGCAACTATTTTCGTTTCAAGCGTAATAATAACGATTGAGAGTAAGCTGAAGAAAAAGCCTGACTTTATCAAAAAGTCCGAAGAACGCTTGCAGAACAAGGATTACGTAACACTGTTACGCAAACACGGCTACGAAGTTCCACACTCCATCCGCAGCAGCAAATAATTAAAAAGGGACTCTTTCGAGTCCCGTTTTTTGTATTACTGTCTCGTGAGAGTCTTGTATCGAATCGGCTTCGGATTGTCAGCGTCTTCGCCAAGGCGCTTGCGACGGTCGGCTTCGTATTCACTCCAGTTGCCTTCGAACCACACGACCTTCGAATCGCCTTCGTAGGCAAGGATGTGCGTTGCAATACGGTCAAGGAACCAGCGGTCATGCGAGATGATCACGGCGCAGCCTGCGAACTTGAGGATAGCCTGTTCCAAAGCCTGCAATGTTTCAATGTCCAAGTCGTTCGTCGGTTCGTCAAGGAACAAGAGGTTGCCCGGCTTCTGCAAGTTCTTTGCCATGAGCACGCGGTTGCGTTCACCACCGGAAAGCTGCGAAAGCTTCTTCTGCTGTGCCGCACCCGTGAAGTTGAAGAGACCGCAGTAAGCACGGCCATTCATCTTGCGATCGCCCACCAAGATTTCGTCATTGCCACCCGTGATGGATTCCCAAACCGTCTTGGAATCGTCCAAACTTTCGCGGCCCTGTTCCATACTGATGATTTCGACAGTTTCACCAATCTTGAGCGTACCACCATCCGGCTTTTCCTGGCCCATAATCATCTTGAACAAAGTCGTTTTACCAGCACCGTTCGGACCAATGATGCCCACGATACCCGAGCGCGGCAAGCTGAAGTTCAAATCGTCGAACAGCACCTTTTCGCCAAAGGCCTTCTGCAAATGTTCCGCCTGGATAACAACATCGCCCAAGCGCTTGCCGTTTGCAATGTGGATTTGAGCCACCTTGATCTGTTCCTTGGAATCTTCGGCCAAGAGTTCTTCGTAAGCCTTGAGACGAGCCTTGCTCTTTGCCTGGCGAGCCTTCGGACTCTGCTTGACCCATTCCTGTTCACGAGCGAGGCGCTTCTGACGGTCAGATTCACCCTTCTCTTCGTTCTTCATGCGTTCAAGTTTCTGGTCAAGCCACTGGGCGTAATTGCCTTCCCAAGGAATGCCGCGACCGCGGTCAATTTCCAGAATCCAGTTCGTTACGTTGTCAAGGAAGTAACGGTCATGCGTCACGAGAATCACGGAGCCCTTGTATTCACGGAGGTGGCGTTCGAGCCATGCAACCGTTTCTGCGTCCAGGTGGTTCGTTGGTTCGTCAAGGAGCAACAAATCCGGTTCTTCGAGAAGCAAGCGGCAGAGAGCCACACGGCGCTTTTCACCGCCGGATAGGTTCGTCACCGGCCAATCGCCCGGCGGGCAGCGGAGAGCGTCCATTGCAATTTCGATATTGCGGTCGAGGCTCCACAAATCCTGAGCGTCGATGATGTCCTGAAGCTTAGCCTGTTCGTCGAGGAGCTTGTTCATCTCGTCGTCTTCCATCGGTTCAGCAAACTTCATGGAAATTTCGTTGAAGCGGTCAAGCACGGCCTGCTTTTTCGCGACAGCCTGCATCACGTTTTCCTTGACGGTCAAGGTCGGGTCAAGCTGCGGTTCCTGCGGCAGGTAGCCTGCGGTGCGACCCGGCTCGATCCAAGCTTCGCCTTGGAATTCCTTGTCAATGCCCGCCATAATGCGGAGGAGTGTCGACTTACCGGCACCGTTCTGGCCGATAATACCAATCTTTGCGCCATAGTAAAAGCTCAAAGAAATGTCCTTCAGCACCTCTTTGTTAGGCGGATAGGACTTGGTCATTTTGTACATGTAGAAAACGAATTTTTCTGCTTTGTTTTGTTCGGCCATATTTTAGTGAATAATGGTTAGTGATTAGAGGTTAGCGGCCATGCCGCAGTTTAATTATGCATTCCTAATATAGAAATATCTGTTCAAAGCCTGCATTACAAGCTGCATCGAGACTGCGAATAGCGCCATAATAGTGATGTAATCCAAAGTAAATAGCAAATACCCGTGTTCCAAATCCAAGGCATAGAACGGTTGTTGAAGCGTCATGTATTTCCACAAGCCCCGTTCGATAAAGGCATAAATTCCATAAACGCCAAGAGCCGAGACCACTCCCATCGCGATATCTAAAGTACACCGAGATATTTTAGCCACTTATCCACATCCTTCTGTGCTTTTTTAGGACTGTTCTGAGCAATATGCCCATAGATAGAAAGACCTTTCGTCACAACAGCTCCCGGTGCAGCCTTTTTCAGTTTTGCAATGGCAGAAAGACCACTCCCCTCATGCGTCACGAACGGATGAACCAACTTTCCTTTCAGATTATACTTTTCAAGGAAAGTATACATCGGCATAGGCATATCGTTCAACCACACCGGATAACCGATATAGATTTCATCGAAGTCCTCGGGATTAATATCCATCGGTTTAATCTCTGGGCGAGCGTTTTGCGCAAGTTCCTTTTTTGCCACCTTGAGGCATTCGTCGTAAGTTCTAGGATATGCTGTAACGGGCTTCACTTCCAAAAGCGTGCCACCAGTCCTTTCCGCAATCATCTCGGCAACAATTTCGGTATTGCCTTTGACAATCATGCCGAGACCAACGTTTTCACCAATATGGGAAAAGTAGGCGATCAAGATTTTCTTGTCGGCCGCCATGGAATACCCAACGAGGAACATCAATAGAATAATGACTAATTTACGCATGCTCCACTCCAGTTCTCAAGTTCTAACCATTAACTAAAATAATATAAAAAAACAACATAAGAAACTACACACAAAAACGATAAAGCGGAATACGTCTGTGATAAAGCGCAAAATGCAACTTTCAACCACTAAGAATTCGCCAAATATTGCTTGATTTTTGCTTTGACAAAATTCAAGTCCGGATTTGTGAGAATTGGAATAAGCGAATTGATTTCTTCGACCGGCTTATCCCACCATTTCCACCGAAGCAAAAGTGCCGTCAACTCTTCGTCAAAACGATTGCGGATAAACTGCGCCGGATTACCCACCACAATCGTATAAGGTTCCACATTACTCCCTACAACCGCATTTGCACCAATAATGGCCCCGTCACCAATATGTACCCCCGGCAAAATCACCGCATTCTGCCCGATCCACACATCATTCCCAATCACCGTATCGCCCTTGAGCGGCAAATTCTCCTTTGCAGGAGGCGCCATATTCCAACCTTGCAAAGTGTAAAACGGGAACGTCGAAACCGCATTCATCTGGTGGTTCGCGCCGTTCATCACAAACTCCACCCCCGAGGCAATCTGGCAGAATTTTCCGACAATTAACTTGTCGTCATTCCACGGATAAAGATGCATCACGTGACTCTCAAAATCGCTATCGGCAATGTAGGTGAAATCACCCACAACAATCTGCGGGTTCTTAAGCGTCGGCTTCACGTAAATTTCCTTGTCATACCCCGCAATCGGGTGGACCATCATCGGATCAGGGAATGTGTTTGGCATAGGGACCTCCGTGGGTGGGATTTTAGCGAAAAGGTAATAAAAAATGCAATATCTTGCAGATTTTCATTGACAAATTAGGCCAGATTATATATTTTAACATAAAAACCGCAATATATTGCAAATCTCAAGACAATTCATATTGAATTAATTGTCATTATTGGAGCTACAGCTATGGAAAATCTCGGAAAACAGATTTCGGAAAGGCGCAAGAAACTAGGCCTGTCTCAAGAGGATCTGGCCGAGATTTCCGGCGTTTCTCCCAGAACAATCAACTCTGTCGAACTCGGGAAAGCGAACCCATCCATCAACGTGTTGAACAAGATGGTAAAGCCACTCGGTTTCGTGGTCACACTAAGCGAGAGGGTCTCTCATGAATAGCCACAAAATCCGCAGTGCATGCGTATTCTACAATAACATCCTTGCCGGCTACCTCTTGCAAAACAGCAGGAGCTACACTTTTTTATACGACTCCAATTATGTTGTTTCACAAAACCCATCCATCGCATTGGACATGCCGAAAAAGAAACGCCTGTTTAGATCGTCTTACCTTTTCCCATATTTTCAGGGATTGTTGCCTGAAGGAGCAAACAAGGCCTTCTATTGTGAGCGTCTCGGCATTAAGCGCACAGACAAATTTGCAATGCTTCTGAACCTTGCCAGCCATGAAACTATCGGTGCCGTCACCATACGAGAAAGGAGCCACTAATGGGACTCTGCCACTGTTGTTTAAAAGAAACGGAACAAGATTTTTGTCGCGCCTGTTCAAAGGCGCTTTTTGGCGGTTCTAGATTTAGCGCAACTTTGGATTTTGACATTCCACAACTAGCGTTCGCAAAAGATGGTACCGTCAAGAGAATTTCCATTTCCGGAGCGCAGACAAAGTTTTCCGTGAAAGTTGAAAACAAAAAACTAATCAACACAGATCGCGGCGGGACACACATTCTGAAGCCAACATTATTGCCGTACTACGAAAACTATCAAGACGCACCTGCCAACGAACACGTAACAATGCTGATGGCGCGTGTCCTTTTCAAAATCCCGACAGCGATATCTGCTCTACTTTACTTCAAAAACGGAGACCCCGTCTACATTACCAAACGTTTTGATGTCATCGAAACTGGCGAGCATACAGGAAAGCGCTTGAGCCAAAGCGACTTTGCGCAAATTGCGGGCCTCGTCCCCGAAATAAACGGTAGCGACTACAAATACAAAGGAATTTCATACGAGGGAATCGCTACGCTAATTCGCGAAAACGTAAGCGCTGCCGATGTTGCCATTGAGATATTTTTTAGGACAGTATTATTCAACTATCTCGTATGTAACGGCGATGCACACGCGAAGAATTTTTCGCTCCGCAATTCCGTCGAAAATCCCGATGTCTACGATTTGACTCCTGCATACGACTTGCTGAACACATCGCTACACATCCCCCACGAACAATCGCGTACAGCACTCGATTTATTCAAGGACGAAGACGATTTCAAGACTCCTTTTTACGAGGCAAACGGTTTTTACGGTTCTCCAGATTTTATGGAATTTGCCAAGAGAATCGGAGTTGTCGAGAAGAGAGCCGCCCGTTTTATAAAGCAAGCCATCGATGCCGTTCCCGCAATGGAAGAAATGCTAGACAAATCTTTCTTAAGCGAACAAGGCAAAGCGAAATACAAAGAATCTATTCGTGATAGAGCTAAAGCTCTAGGGCTGTAGAAGATTTTTTCTTTTTTGAAATTTTATGACAGTTATATGATGTATATTTGGGGAAAATGACCTACACCAAGTTTTATAGCACAGCATATCAATTTTTGCTAGCCCATTTGCCCACAAGCATTACAGAAGCTTCATTGCAAAGATATTTCATCCCAGAACGCAATGGATTTTCTTCAATTGCGGATGTTTTCGAAGGCTTTATAGAATCGGCGCAGACACAGCAAATGTTGCCCAACGTTATAAAGTTTAGGGAACGGCACAAGCAAATAAAAAAAATTCTTTGCAACTTCAATGTTGCTCGTGTCATCAAGACTTGGGACGCAAATACACTCTATAAAGAATTCCGTAGGCAATTCAACGTAACCTCGACAGATTCACCTAAAAATTGCTGGTTCAGGTGGAGTGAAGCCGTTATAAGCATTGCCAAATTCTTATCAAGCTTCAAAGATGCAAACGATTTCAGAGGATTCATTGCAAGTTTCGGATACAACGCAAAGACCAAGATGGCATTACCGCTTCTTATTTCAATAAGAATCAAGGGGATGGGATTTTCACTCGTCTGCAACGCACTCAAGGAATTAGGCTACTCCGAATATCCAAAGCCAGATGTTCACCTTAAAGACGTCATAAGTACCGCTGGATTTTGCGAACACGACGACTACGCCGTCTTTGAAACGATTGTGAACATTTCAAACGAGGTGCAATATAAAGGCGATAAAACAGCCACACCATATAAAATTGACAAAATCATTTGGCTCATCTGCTCTGGGAATTTCTACCTAGACAATATCAATGGAAAATCATGGAAGCGAGAGTTTGTAGACGAAGTGAAGAACGGACAGCCAGAATGCATTTAGACTGTTTTAGGAAATTTCGCGCTCATTCTGAGCAACAAAATGTATAATTAGACAAAAGAGGCTTATATGGACGAGAAACTTGAAAAATTGATAAGAAATAAAATTGCAACAGATAAAAAGCTCGCTGCTAAAATAGCGTGTGAAGACTTTTGGCTTGCCAAAGGGCAAGAAGCTCTCAGAAAATATCAAGCATACTCTATAAGTCCAAAACTTCTAGACAACCTCATTGAAAAATCTTCTTCCAGTGAAGGATTCCAAGAAATCAAGAACTCTCAAGACCCCACGATTATTGAAATTAGAGAATTGATTTTCTCTATTGTCGCATATTGCGATATGAGTGCCAGTGATAAAAAGAAATACAACAAATATGAAGATTACCGTGTCATTGCTAAAGCAGGCATTTATCAAAATAGCTGGACAAGATTCTTATTACAGTATAAGAAGAACAAAGATGAAGTTTCCGATTCTGCAATGAATGCCGTTGAATACTTAGATCAACCAACAACACATTTTGGAAATGTAAGCGAAAAACATCGTAAACTGATTGCAAAAAAAATTTTTAAGGTTCCTTACGAAAGAAACTCTTTTTTTGATTCTGCAAAAAAATTCTTTGAACCATTTAACATCAAATGCAATAATCCAGACAACCTAGGTACAGTTTTGGGTCAAATTCTATATGACCAAGACATTGCAAAATATTGGATGGAAAACGAAGCCTCTCCAGATGATTCTGAAGCCGTTCGCTACTGGGTTTATTCTCCTGGAGCAAAAGCTGCAAATTGGGCGAACGATAAGAAAAATGGAGAAATATCCATTGGTTATAGCAAAATTGTTGATTGGAGCACTCTAAAAAATAAAGAAGAATACCGAATTGCCTTGCAGAAATTTCACAAAGACTCCGCATCACATAAAAATGATGTTCATGCATTTTGGCAATTCGTAAACGATATGAAAATTGGTGATATCGTTTATGCAAAAGACGGAATGTCAAAAGTTATTGGCCGTGGCATTATTCAGGGAGATTATTTCTATGATAAGAACAAAGATTCCTTTTGCAGTAGTCGAAAAGTGCAATGGACACATACCGATTGCAATTACGAATTGAAAGACGAGGGTGCATTTTCCATGAAGATGCTCACCGACATCACAAAATATTCTGGTTTAAGAAACCAGCTTGAAGACTTTTTCGAGGACCAAAAAACAACGCAAAAGGTTGTTGAAACATCTATCAAACCGGAACCACAACCAATCTCTAATTACTCTAAAGAAGATTTCTTAGAAGAAGTCTTTATGGATGAATCCAGCTATGATTCACTTGCTGGTTTGCTTAAGAGGAAAAAGAATATTATTCTACAAGGCGCCCCTGGTGTGGGGAAAACATTCATGGCAAAACGCCTAGCTTATTCGATGATTGGTGAAAAAGATCCATCTCGAGTAAAAATGATTCAATTCCACCAAAGTTACAGTTATGAAGATTTCATAATGGGCTACCGTCCTGATGGAAATGGATTCAAGCTAAAACGCGGTCCGTTCTATGAATTTTGTAATACAGCGGCAGAGGATTCAGAAAACAACTATTTCTTTATCATCGACGAAATAAATCGTGGAAACATAAGCAAGATTTTCGGCGAACTATTCATGCTTATCGAAAACGATAAACGCGGCCAGCAAATTCGTTTGCTATACGAAGATGAATTATTCTCCGTACCTTCCAATTTATACATCATTGGCCTCATGAATACTGCAGACCGCAGCATTGCAATGATTGACTACGCTTTACGCCGTCGTTTCTCGTTTTTTGATGTTAAGCCTGCATTTGATTCAGAGCAATTTGAAAGCAGGCGTGAAAGTGCAGAAAACGAGAAGTACGACTGTCTTATTGAATGTGTAAAAAATCTCAATAAGGAAATCGCCGCCGATGATTCTCTTGGTGAAGGATTTTGCATAGGTCACAGCTACTTTTGCTTCGAAGAAAATGAAACCATTGATAATGAATGGCTCAAGTCGGTTGTTGAATATGATGTCATTCCGCTCCTGAAAGAATATTGGTTTGACGAGCCTGAAAAAGTAAAGAACTGGAGCGATAAACTCAGAGCATCGATTCAATGATTCTCGTAAAGAACATATATCACATGCTTTCGTACGCCTTTCGCTGTTTGAAGGAAGGCGCATTTAAAGCGTTATCCGATGAAACAGAATTTTTCGACAATACAGACAACCTATATGCAGAAATTCTGATTCTCAGAGTGACGGTTCAAATAAAGCGTGGATTGCTGAGGGATTATATTGATGCAACTGAATCCCTCAAATGCCCTCATGGGAAAATAGAGCTTTCGGAATCCATTAAAAACATAAGTTCGCAAAAAAGAGAGCTAGTATGTTCTTTTCAAGAATATACAGAAAACGCCCTGTTGAATAGAATTCTAAAACAAACATTCGCGATTCTATTGAAAAGCAAGGATGTTACCCATGAACGCAAGAAAAAAATTCATAAGCTACTGACCTACTTTTCTTGTGTAGAGCCAATAGACTTACGATTTGTGAATTGGAACATCCATTTTAATCGCTGCAACGCAACATACCAGATGCTCATTTACATTTGCCATTGGATATATGATGAATGGCTCATAAATCATAGTCAAAAAAAAGGTACAAAACGTTCTTTTGAAGACGATCAAAAAATGAGCCGTCTATACGAGAAATTTGTACTTGAATATTTTCGCCGTGAGCACCCGGAACTGAACGCAAATGCACCGCATTTAAGTTGGCAATTGGACGACTCAATTGATAAAATGTTGCCAATTATGAAAACGGATGTGACTCTTGAAAATGAAAACCGAATACTGATTATTGACACCAAATACTACAATAGCATGTTGCAAAACACCTACAATTCTAGCACCCAGCATTCACACAACATGTATCAAATCTTTACCTATGTAAAGAACTTGGCGTACGAGACACAATCGGCCAACAAAACCGTTTCGGGAATGCTTCTTTATGCCAAAACAAATGAGGCTATTTCACCAGATCAAGACTACAAAATGAGCGGGAACAGAATCAGTGTAAAAAGTCTAGATTTAAACAAAGACTTTACCGAAATCCGTAGTCAATTAGACGCGATTGCAAAGATTGTATAGAAGGTCTTCCTTTTCATCTTAGTATATTTGCGCCGTTTTAAATAATACACAGCTATGCCCACCTCTCGTGAAATTTTAAAATCTATTTTTGGCTACGATTCGTTCCGCCCTATGCAAGAGGAAATCATCGAGCATGTTATCTCAGGGAAAGATGCGCTTGTGCTGATGCCGACTGGTGGCGGAAAGTCCATTTGCTACCAGATTCCGGCCTTGATGTTCAAGGGTATCACGGTCGTTATTTCACCGTTGATTTCACTGATGAAAGACCAGGTGGACGCGCTGAACGCAAACGGCATCGGAGCCGACGCGCTCAACAGCAACAACGAAGAAGGCGAAAATGCGGCCATCCGAGAGCGCTGCAAAGCGGGCCAAACCAAGATTCTCTACATTTCGCCGGAGCGTTTGCAGCGAGAAATTCCGTGGATGCAACAGCACTTGAGCGTTTCTCTATTCGCTATCGACGAGGCGCATTGCATTTCGCAATGGGGGCACGATTTTCGCCCGGAATACACGCAGCTCGGCATGCTACACCAAGCGTTCCCGAGCGCAACAATTATGGCGCTGACGGCAACGGCAGACAAGCTCACAAAAGAGGACATCGTCCGACAGTTGAACTTGCGTGACTTTAGACTTTTCGTGAGTTCGTTCGACCGCCCGAATTTGAGTCTCGATGTGCGGCGCGGTTATTCCGCATCCGAAAAGCTGAAGGCGATTTTGTCCATCATTTCAAAGCACAAGCACGAATCGGGAATCATCTATTGCCTTTCGCGCAAGAGCACAGAGAAAGTCGCCGATGAACTCATCAACGCAGGCGTTTACGCGAAGGCATACCATGCTGGGCTAACAGCTGAAGAACGCAACAATGTGCAAGAGGATTTCATCAACGACAATATCGATGTCGTGTGTGCGACAATCGCATTCGGCATGGGCATCGACAAAAGCAACGTCCGTTACGTCATCCATTACAATCTCCCCAAGAGCATCGAGAGTTTTTATCAAGAAATCGGGCGCGCGGGCCGTGACGGCCTCCCCTCCGAGACGGTGCTGTTCTACAATTTCCAGGACATCATCACACTCCGCAAATTTGTAAACGAAAGCGGCCAGCGAGATATCAATTCCGAGAAGCTCGACCGCATGCAGGAATACGCCGAATCGCAAGTTTGCCGTCGTCGCATTTTGCTCAACTACTTCGGTGAAAACAATAGCAGCAACTGCGGGAATTGCGATATTTGCAAGCACCCGCCACAGCGATTCAACGGTACGATTCTCGTGCAGAAAGCACTCTCGGCCATCAAACGCACTGGCGAGCACATCGGTTTTTCAATGACCGCCGACATTCTCAAAGGCACGCTCAACGACGAAATTGTCCAGAAGGGTTATGACAAGCTCAAAACATTCGGCGTAGGCGCCAAGACAACGCTCAAGCATTGGCACGATTACCTTTTGCAAATGCTGCAACTCGGCTACATTGAAATTGCATACAACGAAAACAACCACCTTAAAATAACCGAAAGCGGTAACGAAGTACTCTTCGGGAAGAAAACGGCAGAACTCGCCATCGCCGCAAAAATTGAAGCCAAAGAAGACACAAAACCGAGAAGCGGTCGCACGACATTTACGCGCGCAGCCGACGACGCGGAAGACAATTCTCTGTTCGAAGCTCTGCGAAAAGTCCGCAAGCAAATTGCCGACGAAAACAACTGGCCCGCCTACGTTGTGCTCTCCGACCGCACGCTAAAAGACCTCGCCTACAAGGCGCCCATTTCCATCAACGAACTGCAAGATGTATTCGGTTTCGGTGAAATGAAAATCCGAAAGTTCGGGCAGCAATTCGTAGACGCCATCCGCGATTACATGAGACAATAAAAAAAATCCCGCAGCACACGCCGCGAGATTTTCAAATGCCCGAAGACAAAGAACTATCTATTGTTCAAATAGTTCAGCACCTTGTTCGTAAGGTCGTTTTCCTTTTTCCAGAAAAGCACAGCGCCGGTAGCACGGTCAATGACCATGTCGTAGCCTTCCTGCAAGGCAATTTCGTTCACGGCCTTGCGGATGAGCTGGATAATCGGGGCACTCACCTTTTCGTTTTCGGTGATGAGCTCTCCGTTACGGCCATAGACGCGGTCGATGAACGACTTGAGCTCCGTATCCTTCTTGTTGTATTCGGCTTCGAGTTCGCGCTTCTTTTCGTCCGAAAGCATCAGGACCTGCTTATCGAGCCTTTCCTTGATGGCGGCAAGCTCCTTTTGCAGAAGGTTTGCCTGCTGTTCCCATTTAGCCACCTGGCGGTCATATTCTTCTTGAGCCTTCTTGGTGCCCTTGAAGCCGTCAAAGATAATCTTTGAGTCCACATGGGCAATGCGAAGACCATCTTCGGCAAAGCTTGCGCATGCAAAGACTACCGAAAGCAAAACTATCAACTTGCGAATCATAGCGCACCTCCAGTCAGGTTAGAAAGACTGACCAATGACAAAGTTGAATTCCATATCACCCACCGACGGAAGCTGAGTACCGTTGCTGTAGGATTCACCCGGATCGAGCGGCCAGGCAAAGTCGAAACCGATAATGCCAAGCATCGGCACCACTACGCGGAAGCCAAAGCCAATATCCTTCTTGAGCTTCGTCGGATCCCATTCACTGAGCGGATTCTTCTTGGGCTTGTCAACGCGAGCATTCTTGTCGATGCGTTCACCGAACACGTTACCGGCGTCAAAGAAGAACGGGAGCAAGTAGAACGTCTGCGGCACAAGACCAAGTTGGAGTTCAGCACCGATGTACTGGTAGCTGCGGCCCAAACGGCTCTGGCCAATGGAACCCGAGCTATAACCACGGAGCATACCATCGTAGCCAAGCACGCCACCCATTTTATACAACGTACG of the Fibrobacter sp. UWB2 genome contains:
- the ettA gene encoding energy-dependent translational throttle protein EttA: MAEQNKAEKFVFYMYKMTKSYPPNKEVLKDISLSFYYGAKIGIIGQNGAGKSTLLRIMAGIDKEFQGEAWIEPGRTAGYLPQEPQLDPTLTVKENVMQAVAKKQAVLDRFNEISMKFAEPMEDDEMNKLLDEQAKLQDIIDAQDLWSLDRNIEIAMDALRCPPGDWPVTNLSGGEKRRVALCRLLLEEPDLLLLDEPTNHLDAETVAWLERHLREYKGSVILVTHDRYFLDNVTNWILEIDRGRGIPWEGNYAQWLDQKLERMKNEEKGESDRQKRLAREQEWVKQSPKARQAKSKARLKAYEELLAEDSKEQIKVAQIHIANGKRLGDVVIQAEHLQKAFGEKVLFDDLNFSLPRSGIVGIIGPNGAGKTTLFKMIMGQEKPDGGTLKIGETVEIISMEQGRESLDDSKTVWESITGGNDEILVGDRKMNGRAYCGLFNFTGAAQQKKLSQLSGGERNRVLMAKNLQKPGNLLFLDEPTNDLDIETLQALEQAILKFAGCAVIISHDRWFLDRIATHILAYEGDSKVVWFEGNWSEYEADRRKRLGEDADNPKPIRYKTLTRQ
- a CDS encoding flavodoxin, with the protein product MRKLVIILLMFLVGYSMAADKKILIAYFSHIGENVGLGMIVKGNTEIVAEMIAERTGGTLLEVKPVTAYPRTYDECLKVAKKELAQNARPEIKPMDINPEDFDEIYIGYPVWLNDMPMPMYTFLEKYNLKGKLVHPFVTHEGSGLSAIAKLKKAAPGAVVTKGLSIYGHIAQNSPKKAQKDVDKWLKYLGVL
- a CDS encoding CatB-related O-acetyltransferase — translated: MPNTFPDPMMVHPIAGYDKEIYVKPTLKNPQIVVGDFTYIADSDFESHVMHLYPWNDDKLIVGKFCQIASGVEFVMNGANHQMNAVSTFPFYTLQGWNMAPPAKENLPLKGDTVIGNDVWIGQNAVILPGVHIGDGAIIGANAVVGSNVEPYTIVVGNPAQFIRNRFDEELTALLLRWKWWDKPVEEINSLIPILTNPDLNFVKAKIKQYLANS
- a CDS encoding helix-turn-helix transcriptional regulator; protein product: MENLGKQISERRKKLGLSQEDLAEISGVSPRTINSVELGKANPSINVLNKMVKPLGFVVTLSERVSHE
- a CDS encoding HipA N-terminal domain-containing protein — protein: MNSHKIRSACVFYNNILAGYLLQNSRSYTFLYDSNYVVSQNPSIALDMPKKKRLFRSSYLFPYFQGLLPEGANKAFYCERLGIKRTDKFAMLLNLASHETIGAVTIRERSH
- a CDS encoding type II toxin-antitoxin system HipA family toxin, which produces MGLCHCCLKETEQDFCRACSKALFGGSRFSATLDFDIPQLAFAKDGTVKRISISGAQTKFSVKVENKKLINTDRGGTHILKPTLLPYYENYQDAPANEHVTMLMARVLFKIPTAISALLYFKNGDPVYITKRFDVIETGEHTGKRLSQSDFAQIAGLVPEINGSDYKYKGISYEGIATLIRENVSAADVAIEIFFRTVLFNYLVCNGDAHAKNFSLRNSVENPDVYDLTPAYDLLNTSLHIPHEQSRTALDLFKDEDDFKTPFYEANGFYGSPDFMEFAKRIGVVEKRAARFIKQAIDAVPAMEEMLDKSFLSEQGKAKYKESIRDRAKALGL